One stretch of Caldinitratiruptor microaerophilus DNA includes these proteins:
- a CDS encoding sigma-54-dependent Fis family transcriptional regulator: MRNPNIAIDIYTSPKRHNKVLEGLWERFVSGEGGAERVREVVAASWTRCRSGGVHPLNHRAPIVASQEEIARSCRYDRLLQVAQPWLDEMKAASADSGHLVVIADASGLLLSVEGDRLVRRRAERMNFVPGARWAEATAGTNAIGTALATGLPVQIFAAEHWCQIVHSWTCSAAPVRDPVTGSLLGVIDLTGPFAAVHPHSLVLVTSVARAVEGELHREAEWERAAVIAAYSSARRQAQEVLAALDRGGRVLAGSDALMEEGLLDPNGRPFGLPEANRWLELGSAVEWDVEGRRGRYRCELRAVIQGGRVVGALMRAGAVSGRGSGTKALPRCRFEELMGQSEAFRRVILTGQQAAAHSLPVLILGESGTGKERLAQAIHAASSRAHGPFVAVNCGAIPRELVASEFFGYDPGSFTGASREGKPGKFELARGGTIFLDEIGEMPPDAQVHLLRVLEEREVVRIGGRAPIRLDIRVIAATSRDLEKAMREGTFRKDLFYRLSVVCLTLPPLRERRDDIPLLLDHFLRRACEELARPPLHVSSEALALLWEYPWPGNVRELRNVAYRLALQVDGPVVRPEHLPPEVYAASRDRFAAPGPPATHPAPAGPAVRRTRSLSLPVRSDVGTLEEQERELIRVALSESGGNVTAAARRLGIHRSTIYRKLS, encoded by the coding sequence GTGCGGAACCCGAACATCGCCATCGACATCTACACCAGTCCCAAGCGCCACAACAAAGTGCTCGAAGGTCTCTGGGAGCGATTTGTGTCAGGTGAAGGGGGCGCCGAACGCGTCCGCGAGGTCGTAGCTGCATCGTGGACCCGGTGCCGGAGCGGCGGCGTGCACCCACTGAACCATCGTGCCCCCATTGTGGCATCCCAGGAGGAGATCGCCCGGAGTTGCCGGTACGACAGGCTCCTGCAGGTCGCTCAGCCCTGGCTCGATGAGATGAAGGCCGCGTCTGCCGACTCTGGCCACCTCGTGGTAATCGCCGACGCGTCCGGCCTGCTCCTGTCGGTCGAGGGGGATCGCCTGGTCCGCCGGCGGGCTGAGAGGATGAACTTCGTGCCGGGCGCCCGCTGGGCCGAGGCGACCGCCGGCACGAACGCGATCGGCACCGCGCTGGCCACGGGCCTGCCGGTGCAGATCTTCGCCGCCGAACACTGGTGCCAGATCGTCCACTCCTGGACGTGTTCGGCCGCCCCCGTGCGCGATCCGGTGACCGGGTCTCTGCTCGGCGTGATCGATCTCACGGGGCCGTTCGCGGCGGTGCATCCCCACTCCCTGGTGCTGGTGACGTCCGTGGCCCGGGCCGTCGAAGGCGAACTGCACAGGGAAGCCGAGTGGGAACGAGCGGCGGTCATCGCGGCCTATTCCTCCGCCCGTAGACAGGCACAGGAGGTGCTGGCGGCCCTGGACCGGGGCGGCCGGGTCCTCGCCGGTTCGGACGCGCTCATGGAGGAGGGACTTCTGGATCCGAACGGCCGACCGTTCGGGTTGCCGGAGGCGAACCGGTGGCTGGAACTGGGATCGGCAGTGGAGTGGGATGTGGAGGGCCGGCGAGGCCGGTACCGGTGTGAGCTCCGTGCCGTCATCCAGGGCGGCCGGGTAGTCGGCGCGCTGATGCGGGCAGGTGCGGTGAGTGGGCGCGGCAGCGGGACCAAGGCTCTGCCCCGGTGCCGGTTCGAGGAACTGATGGGTCAGTCCGAGGCATTCCGCCGCGTGATCCTGACCGGGCAACAGGCTGCCGCCCATTCGCTTCCAGTGCTCATTCTCGGGGAAAGCGGAACCGGCAAGGAGCGGCTCGCCCAGGCCATTCACGCGGCGAGTTCCCGCGCCCACGGACCGTTTGTGGCCGTGAACTGCGGGGCAATCCCGCGCGAACTCGTTGCCAGCGAGTTCTTCGGGTATGATCCCGGCAGCTTCACGGGTGCCAGCCGGGAGGGAAAGCCTGGCAAGTTCGAGCTGGCGCGTGGCGGTACCATCTTTCTCGACGAGATCGGCGAGATGCCGCCCGACGCCCAGGTACACCTGTTGCGGGTGCTGGAGGAACGCGAGGTCGTCCGCATCGGCGGGCGTGCCCCCATCCGGCTGGACATCCGGGTGATCGCAGCGACGAGCCGGGATCTGGAGAAGGCCATGCGGGAGGGTACTTTCCGGAAAGACCTGTTCTACCGGCTGTCGGTGGTGTGCCTCACCCTGCCCCCCTTGCGCGAGCGCCGGGACGACATCCCCCTCCTCCTCGACCACTTCCTCCGCCGCGCGTGCGAGGAGCTGGCCCGGCCGCCGCTCCACGTGAGTTCGGAGGCCCTGGCCCTTCTCTGGGAGTACCCGTGGCCGGGCAACGTTCGGGAGCTGCGCAACGTCGCGTATCGTTTGGCCCTCCAGGTCGATGGTCCGGTCGTGCGGCCCGAGCACCTGCCCCCGGAGGTATACGCCGCGAGCCGGGACCGGTTCGCCGCGCCTGGCCCCCCGGCAACCCACCCCGCGCCGGCTGGGCCGGCGGTTCGCAGGACTCGGTCCCTGTCTCTGCCGGTTCGCTCGGATGTGGGTACCCTTGAAGAACAGGAGCGGGAGCTCATCCGGGTCGCTCTCTCCGAGTCGGGTGGGAACGTGACGGCTGCCGCCCGGAGACTGGGCATCCACCGGAGCACCATCTACCGAAAACTATCATGA
- the panB gene encoding 3-methyl-2-oxobutanoate hydroxymethyltransferase has protein sequence MATRVTVTRLREMKRKGQKIVMLTAYDYPTARLLDEAGVDVLLVGDSLGMVVLGYESTLPVTLADVLHHTRPVARAAERALVVADLPFMTFQISPEEALRSAGRLMQEGGAHAVKLEGGREVAPTVARLVQAGVPVMGHLGFTPQSVHALGGYRVQGRTEDAARRLLDDAAALVEAGVFAIVLEMVPRQVARLVTERVPVPTIGIGAGPECDGQVLVLHDLLGLYTRQSPRFARRYADLASVIRTAVGEYADDVRGGAFPGPEHSFDMDDAVLERLY, from the coding sequence ATGGCCACACGGGTCACCGTCACGCGGCTGCGGGAGATGAAGCGCAAGGGCCAGAAGATCGTGATGCTCACGGCGTACGACTACCCCACCGCCCGCCTGCTCGACGAGGCGGGGGTGGACGTGCTCCTGGTGGGCGACTCGCTCGGCATGGTCGTCCTGGGCTACGAGTCAACCCTGCCCGTGACCCTCGCCGACGTCCTCCACCACACCCGCCCGGTGGCCCGGGCGGCCGAGCGGGCCCTGGTCGTGGCGGACCTGCCTTTCATGACCTTCCAGATCTCACCCGAGGAGGCCCTCCGCAGCGCCGGCCGGCTCATGCAGGAGGGCGGCGCGCACGCCGTGAAGCTGGAGGGCGGGCGAGAGGTGGCCCCCACGGTCGCCCGGCTGGTGCAGGCCGGCGTCCCGGTCATGGGACACCTGGGCTTCACGCCGCAGTCCGTGCACGCCCTGGGCGGCTATCGGGTGCAGGGACGCACCGAGGACGCCGCCCGCCGGCTCCTCGACGATGCCGCTGCGCTGGTCGAGGCCGGGGTGTTCGCCATCGTCCTGGAGATGGTCCCGCGCCAGGTGGCCCGACTCGTCACCGAGCGGGTCCCCGTGCCGACGATCGGCATCGGGGCGGGGCCCGAGTGCGACGGCCAGGTCCTGGTCCTGCACGACCTCCTCGGCCTCTACACCCGCCAGTCGCCCCGCTTCGCCCGGCGGTACGCCGACCTGGCCAGCGTCATCCGGACGGCGGTGGGCGAGTACGCGGACGACGTCCGCGGGGGGGCCTTCCCCGGCCCCGAGCACAGCTTCGACATGGATGACGCCGTCCTGGAGCGCCTGTACTGA
- the panC gene encoding pantoate--beta-alanine ligase translates to MEVLTTVATMRERSRAWRAAKCRHGFVPTMGYLHEGHMALVERARANCDVVTVSIFVNPLQFGPQEDYARYPRDLDRDLAMLREARVDAVFAPSVAEMYPEEPLVFVEPTRLSDHLCGASRPGHFRGVATVVLKLFNIVQPDVAYFGEKDAQQLAIIRRMVRDLNVPVEIVGVPTVRAADGLALSSRNAYLGPEERAAAPVLYRALQLARDRILAGERDPGRVKAAMRECIAAEPQVRIDYVEIVDAGSLQPVERIEGRVLVAVAAFAGPSRLIDNVTVDVPAED, encoded by the coding sequence TTGGAGGTCCTCACCACCGTCGCGACCATGCGTGAGCGGAGCCGGGCCTGGCGCGCGGCGAAGTGCCGCCACGGGTTCGTGCCGACCATGGGCTACCTGCACGAAGGCCACATGGCGCTCGTCGAGCGGGCCCGGGCGAACTGCGACGTGGTCACCGTCAGCATCTTCGTCAACCCGCTGCAGTTCGGCCCGCAGGAGGATTACGCCCGGTACCCCCGCGACCTGGACCGCGACCTGGCGATGCTGCGGGAGGCCAGGGTGGACGCCGTCTTCGCGCCGTCCGTGGCCGAGATGTACCCGGAGGAGCCCCTCGTCTTCGTCGAGCCCACGCGGCTCTCCGACCACCTCTGCGGAGCCAGCCGGCCGGGACACTTCCGGGGCGTGGCCACGGTGGTCCTCAAGCTCTTCAACATCGTCCAGCCGGACGTCGCCTACTTCGGCGAGAAGGACGCGCAGCAGCTCGCCATCATCCGCCGCATGGTGCGGGACCTGAACGTCCCGGTGGAGATCGTCGGGGTCCCCACCGTGCGGGCGGCCGACGGGCTGGCGCTCTCCAGCCGCAACGCCTACCTGGGGCCCGAGGAGCGGGCCGCCGCGCCGGTACTGTACCGGGCCCTGCAGCTGGCCCGGGACCGGATCCTGGCCGGCGAGCGCGACCCCGGCCGCGTCAAGGCGGCGATGCGGGAATGCATCGCCGCCGAGCCCCAAGTCCGGATCGACTACGTCGAGATCGTGGACGCCGGGAGCCTGCAGCCGGTCGAACGCATCGAGGGGCGCGTGCTGGTCGCCGTGGCGGCCTTCGCCGGCCCGAGCCGGCTCATCGACAACGTCACGGTCGACGTGCCGGCCGAAGACTGA
- a CDS encoding TorD/DmsD family molecular chaperone, whose protein sequence is MEALGTIRHGDRRASRARLYSAIAALMAPPPGDQPPRDLIRELTDALAEVGMQPPADLTEPPADRLPLREAWERTFGRPGGLLVPVESCYRPWTQRGEAASLAGETGFLLSDHALHVAELYRAAGVTVPPEFQGTPDHLVLELEFMALLARWGTPQDQARMLTEHLDWVPGLLADARRENVPWPYLPLLEVLVALLERDTACLQAARIGR, encoded by the coding sequence GTGGAGGCGCTGGGAACGATCAGACACGGCGACCGCAGGGCGAGCCGCGCCCGGCTGTACAGCGCGATTGCGGCGCTCATGGCCCCACCGCCCGGCGACCAGCCGCCTCGAGACCTGATCCGGGAGCTGACGGACGCACTCGCAGAGGTGGGGATGCAGCCGCCGGCCGACCTGACCGAGCCGCCTGCCGACAGGCTCCCCCTGCGGGAGGCGTGGGAGCGTACCTTCGGACGGCCCGGAGGGCTCCTCGTCCCGGTCGAGTCCTGCTACCGGCCATGGACGCAAAGGGGGGAGGCGGCTTCGCTTGCGGGCGAAACCGGGTTTCTCCTCAGCGACCACGCCCTGCACGTGGCCGAACTGTACCGGGCTGCCGGTGTGACGGTCCCGCCGGAGTTTCAGGGCACCCCAGACCACCTGGTGCTGGAGCTTGAGTTCATGGCTCTTCTGGCCCGGTGGGGCACTCCACAGGACCAGGCTCGCATGTTGACCGAGCACCTGGACTGGGTGCCGGGACTCCTGGCGGATGCCAGGCGGGAGAACGTGCCCTGGCCCTACCTTCCGTTGCTGGAGGTTCTGGTGGCGCTACTGGAACGCGACACGGCGTGCCTGCAAGCGGCACGGATCGGGCGGTAG
- a CDS encoding formate dehydrogenase subunit gamma: MKGPEVSASNEVVRFSLAERLAHWNHAITFLVLLVTGAALVVSGLPGLLGPDTLRLFGQIHRWAAWPFTFLTVPILLLGARPAVREWLRECCTWDADDRRFLRLFPREFFGLHVELPPQGKFNAGEKVNSLLQIAGYPVMVITGWMLVYRDVLPRVIVMWAQPIHTLFAFLLGAAALGHIYLAVGHPGSRAALSGIITGKVSRDFARSHHRKWYESLIQLGERAAGGPEPGR; encoded by the coding sequence ATGAAGGGGCCTGAGGTGAGCGCATCCAACGAGGTGGTTCGTTTCAGCCTGGCCGAGCGCCTGGCGCACTGGAACCACGCGATCACGTTCCTGGTGCTTCTCGTGACGGGGGCTGCCCTGGTGGTGTCGGGGCTCCCCGGCCTTCTAGGTCCCGACACGCTTCGGCTCTTCGGCCAGATCCACCGCTGGGCCGCGTGGCCCTTCACGTTCCTGACCGTCCCCATCCTTCTCCTGGGAGCCCGGCCCGCCGTGCGCGAGTGGCTCCGGGAGTGCTGCACCTGGGACGCCGACGACCGCCGGTTCCTGCGCCTCTTTCCGCGGGAGTTCTTCGGTCTTCACGTCGAACTCCCGCCACAGGGCAAGTTCAACGCCGGTGAGAAGGTCAACTCGCTCCTTCAGATCGCCGGTTACCCCGTGATGGTGATCACGGGCTGGATGCTCGTCTACCGTGATGTGCTCCCCAGGGTGATCGTCATGTGGGCCCAACCCATTCACACCTTGTTCGCCTTCCTCCTCGGCGCCGCTGCCCTTGGGCACATCTACCTCGCGGTCGGCCACCCCGGGAGCCGGGCAGCCCTCTCCGGCATCATCACGGGCAAGGTGAGCCGCGATTTCGCCCGGAGCCACCACCGCAAGTGGTACGAGAGCCTCATCCAGTTGGGCGAAAGGGCCGCGGGCGGTCCAGAGCCCGGGAGGTGA
- a CDS encoding 4Fe-4S dicluster domain-containing protein yields MSRYAMFVDLERCVGCSACTVACQASYGLAPENRFTKVNLTTAGEYPSLKGTFVTTQCMHCEAPPCAEVCPTGATYKTAEGPVVVREEDCIGCRYCVTACPYDARTYDEERKIVRKCSFCYADLQKGREPACVRTCIGGARLFGDLDDPESAIARAIREADVIRVAGTSFYYRLPEGMERDLLPADFEAPRYLYPWQSVIQPLGQIVLAGAASAAALSLAVHGLRALRERRKQHEGA; encoded by the coding sequence ATGAGCCGCTACGCCATGTTCGTCGACCTCGAACGCTGTGTCGGGTGCTCCGCCTGTACGGTGGCTTGCCAGGCCAGTTACGGGCTGGCGCCGGAGAACCGGTTCACCAAGGTGAACCTCACGACGGCCGGTGAGTACCCCAGCCTGAAGGGCACCTTCGTCACCACGCAGTGCATGCACTGCGAAGCACCGCCGTGCGCCGAGGTCTGCCCGACAGGCGCGACGTACAAGACCGCCGAGGGACCGGTGGTCGTGCGGGAGGAGGACTGCATCGGCTGCCGGTACTGCGTCACGGCCTGCCCGTACGACGCCCGCACCTACGACGAGGAGCGGAAGATCGTCCGGAAGTGCTCCTTCTGCTATGCCGACCTGCAGAAGGGGCGGGAGCCGGCCTGCGTGCGCACCTGCATCGGTGGGGCGCGCCTCTTCGGGGACCTGGACGACCCCGAGAGTGCCATCGCCAGGGCGATCCGTGAGGCTGACGTGATCCGGGTGGCCGGCACCAGCTTCTACTACCGCTTGCCCGAAGGCATGGAACGCGACCTCCTGCCTGCAGACTTCGAGGCCCCGCGCTACCTGTACCCTTGGCAGAGCGTCATCCAACCCCTGGGGCAGATCGTGTTGGCCGGTGCGGCCTCGGCAGCGGCGCTGAGCCTCGCCGTGCACGGGCTCCGGGCCCTGCGGGAAAGGAGGAAGCAGCATGAAGGGGCCTGA
- a CDS encoding molybdopterin-containing oxidoreductase family protein: MPLAQVTRRQFLKISAATSGALAAGLAVPGFDSWRTAAAAEAEEERIPTICEMCGVKCGVIAVVRGGRVVRLEGNPDHPLSRGRLCARGNAGMMSLYDPDRLREPLKRNPDGSFVPISWDQAIAEIGEKLKSIRERYGPEALVFAVHPELIAPWEKRFCDAFGTPNFSSHAPTCYSHRTAAYVATYGALPAVDYANVRYLISPGRNHLGGVKNNDLQKLAQAKAAGAKFVVLDPRYSEFAAWATEWLPIRPGTDGAFLLALMNVLVEEDLYDRDFVAARTAGFAELREAVKQYTPEWAAGVTDVPAETIRRVARELAAARPAAAVDPCWHGGLGSMYYNGFQAARAAACLNALLGNLGAKGGLVFPASVKLGSIDDLGPKPPKPAAPRFDGAGGPRWPLAKDLGMIHTLPEAIETGKPYPIKAAIISHFNPVRSCPDSRRWLQALRKLELVVVIDVQMSDTATAADYVLPESHYLERSDPVWVTGDTVALRRPAVAPLHNTLPEDEILRRLAEAVGIGEYFTFTLEEYNDALLRPLGLTTADLEKAGVVRVPVQPPNYDRLKTPSGKVELRSEAVARAGGSPVPAWEPPLVEPKEGEFRLLHGHVAVHTHTASQNNPYLHALMPENELWIHPDPAGRLGIRDGDLVEVASVTGSERLRAKVTAGIRPDCVWMAHGFGCLSRAQRRAYGKGANDSGLVPIRVAPISGAAAQCEVVVTVRKVGG; the protein is encoded by the coding sequence ATGCCCTTGGCCCAGGTGACGAGACGCCAGTTCCTCAAGATCTCCGCGGCCACCAGCGGAGCCCTGGCCGCCGGCCTAGCCGTGCCGGGCTTCGACAGCTGGCGGACGGCTGCGGCGGCCGAAGCGGAGGAGGAGAGGATTCCGACCATCTGTGAGATGTGCGGTGTGAAATGCGGCGTCATCGCGGTGGTCCGGGGCGGTCGCGTCGTGCGCCTCGAGGGAAACCCGGACCACCCGCTGAGTCGGGGTAGGCTCTGTGCGCGCGGGAACGCCGGCATGATGTCCCTTTACGACCCCGACCGGCTGCGTGAGCCCTTGAAGCGCAACCCGGACGGGTCGTTCGTGCCGATCTCCTGGGACCAGGCCATCGCCGAGATCGGTGAGAAGCTGAAGTCCATCCGGGAGCGTTACGGACCGGAAGCCCTCGTTTTCGCCGTTCACCCGGAGCTGATCGCGCCATGGGAGAAGCGGTTCTGCGACGCGTTCGGGACCCCGAACTTCTCGTCCCACGCCCCGACGTGCTACTCGCACAGAACCGCCGCGTACGTGGCGACCTACGGCGCCCTCCCGGCGGTGGACTACGCGAACGTGCGCTACCTCATCAGCCCGGGTCGGAACCACCTGGGCGGCGTGAAGAACAACGACCTGCAGAAGCTCGCGCAGGCCAAGGCGGCCGGGGCCAAGTTCGTGGTCCTGGACCCCCGCTACTCGGAGTTCGCCGCCTGGGCGACCGAGTGGCTGCCTATCCGGCCGGGGACGGACGGCGCCTTCCTCCTGGCCCTGATGAACGTCCTGGTCGAGGAGGACCTGTACGACCGGGACTTCGTCGCAGCGCGCACGGCCGGCTTTGCGGAGCTCCGGGAGGCGGTGAAGCAGTACACCCCGGAGTGGGCTGCCGGGGTGACGGACGTTCCCGCGGAGACGATCCGGCGCGTTGCCCGGGAGCTGGCCGCCGCGCGGCCGGCCGCGGCGGTCGACCCCTGCTGGCACGGCGGGCTGGGTTCCATGTACTACAACGGGTTCCAGGCCGCGCGGGCGGCCGCCTGTCTCAACGCCCTGCTGGGCAACCTGGGCGCCAAGGGCGGGCTGGTGTTCCCGGCCTCGGTGAAGCTGGGAAGCATCGATGACCTGGGTCCCAAGCCCCCCAAGCCGGCGGCGCCGCGCTTCGACGGGGCGGGCGGCCCCCGCTGGCCGCTGGCCAAGGACCTGGGGATGATCCACACTCTGCCCGAAGCCATCGAGACGGGCAAGCCGTATCCGATCAAGGCCGCGATCATCAGCCACTTCAACCCGGTGCGCTCTTGCCCGGATAGCCGCCGCTGGCTACAGGCCCTGCGGAAGCTGGAGCTGGTGGTGGTCATCGACGTGCAGATGTCCGACACGGCCACCGCCGCCGATTACGTGCTGCCGGAGTCCCACTACCTCGAGCGCTCCGACCCCGTCTGGGTGACCGGTGACACCGTCGCCCTGCGCCGCCCGGCGGTGGCGCCCCTGCACAACACGCTGCCGGAAGACGAGATCCTGCGCCGGCTCGCAGAGGCGGTGGGCATCGGCGAGTACTTCACCTTCACCCTGGAAGAGTACAACGACGCACTGCTCAGGCCTCTGGGGCTCACGACCGCGGATCTGGAGAAGGCGGGTGTGGTCAGGGTCCCGGTCCAGCCGCCGAACTACGACCGCCTGAAGACCCCCTCGGGGAAAGTGGAGCTTCGCTCCGAGGCCGTGGCCAGGGCGGGCGGCTCGCCCGTCCCGGCGTGGGAACCCCCGCTGGTCGAGCCCAAGGAGGGCGAGTTCCGGCTCCTCCACGGCCACGTGGCGGTGCACACGCATACCGCCAGCCAGAACAACCCCTACCTGCACGCCCTGATGCCGGAGAACGAGCTCTGGATCCATCCCGACCCGGCCGGCCGGCTCGGCATTCGCGACGGCGACCTGGTGGAAGTGGCGTCGGTCACGGGGAGCGAGCGGCTCAGGGCGAAGGTCACCGCGGGGATCCGGCCGGACTGCGTGTGGATGGCCCACGGGTTCGGCTGCCTCTCCAGGGCGCAGCGCCGCGCGTACGGGAAGGGCGCGAACGACTCCGGTCTGGTGCCCATTCGGGTCGCGCCGATCTCTGGCGCTGCCGCCCAGTGCGAGGTTGTGGTCACGGTCCGGAAGGTAGGTGGGTGA
- a CDS encoding 4Fe-4S dicluster domain-containing protein — protein sequence MARLGFLIDLTRCVGCQACTVACQNWNGLDPDERFTRVARHEEGDYPELRSTFVVRQCLHCEEPPCAEVCPTGATYKTAGGPVLVDDEACIGCRYCVTACPYEARVFDDERRVVRKCSMCFDRLAQGQRPVCSQTCLGQARICGDLDDPESEVSRSIAQPGVVKVAGTSVYFRLPEGVDRAALPPDFKAPTLAFVWQSIVQPLGQALMGAAAAAAAVSLAVHGLRALRERGKDHGRQG from the coding sequence GTGGCGCGTCTCGGGTTCCTCATCGACCTGACCCGGTGCGTCGGCTGCCAGGCCTGCACCGTGGCCTGCCAGAACTGGAACGGGCTCGATCCGGACGAGCGGTTCACCCGGGTCGCCCGGCACGAGGAGGGCGACTACCCCGAACTGCGGTCGACCTTCGTGGTGCGGCAGTGCCTGCACTGCGAGGAGCCGCCCTGCGCGGAGGTCTGTCCCACCGGGGCCACGTACAAGACGGCCGGCGGCCCGGTGCTGGTGGACGACGAGGCCTGCATCGGCTGCCGCTACTGCGTCACGGCCTGTCCGTACGAGGCTCGCGTGTTCGACGACGAGCGCCGGGTGGTCCGCAAGTGCTCCATGTGCTTCGACCGGCTCGCCCAGGGGCAGCGGCCGGTCTGCTCGCAGACCTGCCTCGGGCAGGCGCGCATCTGCGGCGACCTCGATGACCCCGAAAGCGAGGTCTCCAGGTCCATCGCCCAGCCCGGCGTCGTGAAGGTCGCGGGGACGAGCGTGTACTTCCGGTTGCCCGAGGGCGTCGACCGGGCCGCGCTGCCGCCCGACTTCAAGGCGCCGACCCTGGCCTTCGTGTGGCAGTCGATCGTCCAGCCCCTGGGGCAGGCCCTGATGGGCGCGGCGGCCGCCGCGGCTGCGGTCAGCCTCGCCGTGCACGGCCTGCGGGCGCTGCGCGAGAGGGGGAAGGACCACGGCAGACAGGGATGA
- a CDS encoding molybdopterin dinucleotide binding domain-containing protein: MSGAWTPYPYPDRPRFDGAGGPEWPLSLGSMQALPQVIETEKPYPIKAVIFYRTNPVRSGAHSARWQAALAKLDLLVAIDIRMSETALLAHYVLPESHFLERDDAISVAGDTISIRQPVVRPLHDTRPGYEIVRALAEATGVGEYFQFSMRDYNNKMLEPHGWTVDQLNELGVVRVAATPFDYTKLPTASGKVELVNEAVARAGGTRVVSWVPPRTEPEGDRLRLLHGHVPVHTQTYTQNNPQLHALMPENELWIHPEAARARGIRTGDLVEVANEYGRERLRARVTPGIRPDCVWMAHGFGCGVPQQRLAYGKGANDSALYPILMTPVAGALGQGEATVTVRRVGA, encoded by the coding sequence GTGTCCGGGGCGTGGACCCCGTACCCGTACCCCGACCGGCCGCGCTTCGACGGTGCCGGCGGGCCCGAGTGGCCCCTCAGCCTGGGCTCGATGCAGGCGCTGCCGCAGGTCATCGAAACGGAGAAGCCTTACCCCATCAAGGCGGTGATCTTCTACCGGACGAATCCGGTCCGATCCGGCGCCCACTCCGCCCGCTGGCAGGCGGCACTCGCGAAACTCGACCTCCTCGTGGCGATCGACATCCGCATGAGCGAGACCGCCCTCCTGGCCCACTACGTGCTGCCCGAGTCGCACTTCCTGGAGCGGGACGACGCCATCAGCGTGGCAGGGGACACGATCAGCATCCGCCAGCCGGTGGTGAGGCCCCTGCACGACACCCGCCCGGGCTACGAGATTGTCCGGGCCCTGGCCGAGGCCACGGGGGTCGGCGAGTACTTCCAGTTTTCCATGAGGGACTACAACAACAAGATGCTGGAGCCCCACGGGTGGACCGTGGACCAGCTGAACGAGCTCGGCGTGGTCCGGGTGGCCGCCACCCCCTTCGATTACACGAAGTTGCCCACGGCAAGCGGGAAGGTCGAGCTGGTGAACGAGGCCGTGGCCAGGGCCGGCGGGACCCGGGTGGTCAGCTGGGTGCCGCCCAGGACCGAGCCGGAGGGTGACCGGCTCCGCCTCCTGCACGGACACGTGCCGGTGCACACCCAGACCTACACGCAGAACAACCCGCAGCTGCACGCGCTCATGCCGGAGAACGAGCTGTGGATCCACCCGGAGGCCGCCCGCGCCCGGGGCATCCGCACCGGGGACCTCGTCGAGGTGGCGAACGAGTACGGGCGGGAGCGCCTGCGGGCCCGGGTCACCCCCGGGATCCGGCCCGACTGCGTCTGGATGGCTCACGGCTTCGGCTGCGGCGTGCCCCAGCAGCGGCTGGCGTACGGGAAGGGCGCGAACGACTCGGCCCTGTACCCGATCCTGATGACGCCCGTCGCCGGCGCGCTCGGGCAGGGCGAGGCCACCGTCACCGTGCGAAGGGTAGGTGCATGA